In a genomic window of Lacrimispora sp. BS-2:
- a CDS encoding 50S ribosomal protein L25 — MENTGVMNVELRKSTRKGDNNQLKREGYLLGNIAGKGVNSISIAVKKDVFRRSMKEFGRNGIFKLVVPDGESYTVMAKEIHIEPVKNEISHLDFQMVSFSEKVKQEVAIKITGAELLESKRLLINSTIDSILLEGLPQNIPDEIVIDVSNMEAGESIQFSDIKLPEGLTSTIDPEQKMITVVGSKIREAVEGEEEAKS, encoded by the coding sequence ATGGAAAATACTGGAGTTATGAACGTTGAGTTAAGAAAAAGTACCAGAAAGGGTGACAATAATCAGTTAAAAAGAGAAGGATATTTACTGGGAAACATAGCTGGTAAAGGTGTTAATTCAATCTCAATAGCTGTTAAGAAAGATGTATTTAGAAGATCAATGAAAGAGTTTGGCCGGAATGGCATTTTTAAACTGGTTGTTCCTGATGGCGAGAGTTATACCGTAATGGCAAAAGAAATACACATTGAACCTGTTAAGAACGAAATCTCTCATTTGGATTTTCAAATGGTATCTTTTTCGGAAAAAGTCAAACAAGAAGTGGCTATAAAAATTACCGGAGCAGAACTTCTTGAGTCAAAAAGATTGTTGATTAACAGTACCATAGATTCAATTTTACTGGAGGGATTACCTCAGAATATTCCCGATGAAATAGTAATTGATGTTTCTAATATGGAGGCTGGTGAAAGTATTCAATTTAGTGATATTAAACTTCCGGAAGGACTTACCTCAACTATTGATCCGGAACAAAAAATGATAACAGTTGTTGGCTCTAAGATACGTGAAGCAGTTGAAGGTGAAGAAGAGGCCAAAAGCTAA
- a CDS encoding tyrosine-type recombinase/integrase: protein MSSSLSYHQQKDIENVKHLRQLVKELPNFCGDFFRGIEPRTSSRTRIAYAYDLRVFFDFLIKENPVIGKLHIQDITLDHLEALRVVDIEEYMEYLKYRFNDKNQEVTNKERGIMRKISSLKSFYNYYYRNERLQTNPASLVQLPKLHEKDIIRLDIDEVALLLDEVESGEALTEKQKAYHAKTKIRDLALLTLMLGTGIRVSECVGLDIDDIDLKNGGIRIHRKGGKEVTVYFGSEVEDALLDYLEERSLVIPEEGHEKALFLSLQKKRLAVRSVENLVKKYSKLVTPLKKITPHKLRSTYGTSLYKETGDIYLVADVLGHSDVNTTKKHYAALEDERRRSARNKVKLRENT, encoded by the coding sequence ATGAGTTCTTCTCTCTCCTACCATCAGCAAAAAGATATTGAAAATGTAAAGCACCTGCGCCAATTGGTAAAAGAACTTCCCAATTTCTGCGGGGATTTCTTCAGAGGGATTGAACCCCGTACTTCTTCCCGGACCCGGATTGCGTATGCTTACGACCTAAGGGTGTTTTTTGATTTTCTAATTAAAGAAAACCCTGTTATCGGCAAACTTCACATTCAAGATATCACATTGGACCATCTGGAGGCACTTCGGGTCGTGGACATTGAAGAATATATGGAATATTTAAAATACCGTTTTAATGATAAAAATCAGGAAGTAACCAATAAAGAGCGGGGAATTATGCGAAAAATCTCCTCTCTGAAAAGCTTCTATAATTATTATTACCGGAATGAACGGCTTCAAACAAATCCCGCTTCTCTGGTGCAGCTTCCAAAGTTACATGAAAAGGATATTATCCGGTTGGATATTGATGAGGTTGCTCTCTTGCTTGATGAAGTAGAAAGCGGGGAAGCTTTAACAGAGAAGCAAAAAGCCTATCATGCGAAAACCAAAATCCGTGACCTGGCCCTATTGACTCTTATGCTGGGAACTGGAATCCGGGTATCGGAATGTGTTGGACTGGACATAGATGATATTGACTTAAAAAATGGAGGGATCCGAATCCACAGAAAGGGCGGAAAGGAAGTTACAGTGTACTTTGGTTCTGAAGTGGAGGATGCTCTTCTTGATTATCTGGAAGAACGCAGTTTAGTCATTCCCGAAGAAGGCCATGAAAAGGCTCTCTTCCTATCCCTTCAAAAGAAAAGGCTTGCAGTCCGCAGCGTCGAAAATCTGGTAAAGAAATATTCTAAACTCGTAACACCACTGAAAAAGATCACACCCCATAAACTGCGCAGCACCTATGGAACAAGCCTGTATAAGGAAACCGGGGACATCTATCTGGTTGCAGATGTTTTAGGACACTCGGATGTCAATACCACAAAAAAACACTATGCTGCTTTGGAGGATGAACGCCGGCGCAGCGCCAGAAATAAGGTGAAATTGCGTGAAAACACATAA
- the arsA gene encoding arsenical pump-driving ATPase, translating to MNLFDPRTIRLTKYLFYTGKGGVGKTSVACATAVSLADSGKRVLLISTDPASNLQDVFSMELTNKGTPIPDVPNLVVANLDPIQAAAEYRESVIAPYRGKLPGAVLANMEEQLSGSCTVEIAAFNEFSNFITDGKVQKEYDHIIFDTAPTGHTLRMLQLPSAWSDFISESTHGASCLGQLSGLESKKAIYKQAVDTLVDGNLTTLILMTRPETSPFKEAARASGGLSSLGVRNQMLVINGVLTEYSDSLSLNLYEKQQTALSAMPESLQTLPLHMVPLRAYNVTGLENVRALLNTDHVTVHTETLNAVHVPTLNNVIDELAASGKRVIFTMGKGGVGKTTVAAAVALGLAKRGEKVHLTTTDPAAHLKFVLDENCGVSMSHIDEAEELKKYQSEVIGKARASGMSDGDIAYVEEDLRSPCTQEIAVFRAFAEIVDKANDQVVVIDTAPTGHTLLLLESTQSYNHEIQRTKGEIPESVQKLLPRLKSDETEVLIVTLPEATPVYEALRLEDDLKRAGISAQWWIINQSLYGTDTTNPMLAAKAANEVEWLNRVDKHAGGKFSLITWSAEEIKGDRLLTL from the coding sequence GTGAATTTATTCGATCCTCGTACTATCAGACTTACAAAATACCTTTTCTATACTGGCAAAGGCGGCGTTGGTAAAACCAGCGTTGCCTGCGCCACTGCTGTATCCCTGGCAGACAGTGGAAAGCGGGTGCTGCTAATTAGTACCGATCCAGCCTCTAATTTGCAGGATGTCTTCTCAATGGAACTAACAAACAAGGGGACTCCGATTCCTGATGTACCTAACTTGGTTGTGGCAAATCTCGACCCAATACAAGCCGCTGCTGAATATCGGGAAAGTGTCATTGCTCCTTATCGCGGCAAACTTCCTGGCGCTGTTCTCGCTAACATGGAAGAACAGCTTTCCGGTTCCTGCACTGTCGAGATTGCAGCGTTCAATGAATTTTCTAATTTTATCACAGACGGCAAGGTACAAAAGGAATATGACCATATTATTTTTGACACCGCACCCACTGGTCACACTCTACGTATGCTACAGCTTCCGTCAGCATGGAGTGATTTTATCAGCGAGAGCACTCACGGTGCGTCCTGTCTGGGCCAGCTTTCAGGCTTGGAGAGTAAAAAAGCAATTTACAAGCAGGCTGTGGATACTCTGGTAGACGGGAATCTGACCACATTAATTCTTATGACACGCCCCGAAACATCACCGTTCAAAGAAGCAGCACGGGCTTCTGGCGGGCTTTCCTCACTAGGGGTCCGCAATCAAATGCTGGTTATCAATGGTGTACTGACTGAATATAGTGATTCGCTATCTTTGAACCTGTATGAAAAACAGCAGACAGCGCTTAGTGCTATGCCGGAAAGCTTGCAAACGCTTCCGCTCCATATGGTGCCCTTACGTGCCTATAACGTCACAGGGCTGGAAAATGTGCGTGCCTTACTGAATACTGATCATGTAACTGTACACACCGAAACGCTAAATGCCGTTCATGTTCCTACATTGAATAATGTGATCGACGAACTGGCAGCAAGCGGTAAACGCGTTATTTTCACTATGGGCAAAGGTGGCGTAGGAAAAACTACGGTTGCCGCGGCTGTGGCGTTGGGCCTTGCAAAGCGTGGAGAAAAAGTTCATCTTACAACCACCGACCCCGCCGCACATCTGAAATTTGTACTGGACGAAAACTGCGGCGTTTCTATGAGCCATATAGACGAGGCCGAAGAACTGAAAAAGTACCAGTCCGAAGTAATAGGTAAGGCTCGTGCGTCTGGTATGAGCGATGGGGATATTGCCTATGTTGAGGAAGATCTGCGTTCTCCCTGCACTCAGGAAATTGCTGTGTTTCGTGCCTTTGCAGAAATAGTTGATAAAGCCAACGATCAGGTAGTGGTGATTGATACGGCGCCTACTGGTCATACCCTTCTTTTGCTGGAATCCACTCAAAGTTACAATCATGAAATCCAGCGAACAAAAGGTGAAATCCCGGAATCCGTGCAGAAGCTTCTGCCAAGGCTGAAATCTGATGAAACCGAAGTTCTTATTGTAACTTTGCCCGAAGCAACACCTGTTTATGAGGCATTGCGTTTGGAGGACGATTTGAAGCGGGCAGGTATATCCGCTCAATGGTGGATTATTAATCAATCCTTGTACGGCACAGATACCACCAATCCCATGTTGGCAGCAAAGGCGGCAAATGAGGTTGAATGGCTTAACCGTGTTGATAAACATGCTGGTGGCAAATTTTCGTTAATTACTTGGAGTGCCGAAGAAATCAAAGGCGACCGTTTATTAACACTTTGA